One window of Ktedonobacterales bacterium genomic DNA carries:
- a CDS encoding SDR family oxidoreductase: MPALENKVAIVTGAGRGAGRAIALVLAREGASLVAVGRTRTDLDRLAAEITAANGVCEPLDADVASPADARRIAAQTLERFGRIDVLVNNAGVGGPVSRVEETPVEEWRRTLDVNLTGPFLCSQAVLPAMKEQRSGHIIMISSGAGKQGYPNMAAYCASKFGLHGLAQSLAAEVSDLNIRVTTIMPGSIAETGFSGQRKGWMPRPGAKYLRPEDIADAILFLLQQPPSAWTQEMSLWPFKTYHAGE; encoded by the coding sequence ATGCCAGCATTAGAGAATAAGGTGGCTATTGTGACCGGAGCCGGGCGGGGCGCTGGACGCGCTATCGCTCTGGTGCTTGCCCGCGAGGGGGCGAGCCTGGTAGCTGTTGGGCGAACCAGGACTGATCTTGACCGGCTGGCGGCGGAGATTACTGCTGCCAACGGGGTCTGTGAGCCGCTTGACGCCGATGTCGCCAGTCCCGCTGATGCCCGGCGCATCGCTGCGCAGACGTTGGAACGCTTCGGGCGGATTGATGTGCTGGTCAACAACGCGGGTGTTGGCGGCCCCGTGAGCCGCGTCGAAGAAACGCCGGTGGAAGAATGGCGGCGCACGCTGGATGTCAACCTGACTGGTCCGTTTCTTTGTTCGCAGGCTGTTTTGCCAGCGATGAAGGAGCAGCGCAGCGGGCATATTATCATGATCTCGTCGGGCGCGGGCAAGCAGGGCTATCCGAACATGGCGGCGTATTGCGCCAGCAAGTTCGGGCTGCATGGCCTGGCGCAATCGCTGGCCGCTGAGGTGAGCGACCTGAATATCCGGGTGACGACGATCATGCCCGGCAGCATAGCCGAGACGGGCTTCTCAGGACAGCGCAAAGGTTGGATGCCTCGCCCTGGCGCAAAGTATTTGCGCCCCGAAGACATCGCAGATGCGATCCTCTTTCTGTTGCAACAGCCGCCCAGCGCCTGGACTCAGGAGATGAGCCTCTGGCCCTTCAAGACGTATCATGCAGGCGAATGA